From Oreochromis niloticus isolate F11D_XX linkage group LG14, O_niloticus_UMD_NMBU, whole genome shotgun sequence, one genomic window encodes:
- the mrpl44 gene encoding large ribosomal subunit protein mL44 translates to MASGYLLNRGALTLGIHCQRVCRNISLSQVREKKRWMKAYTYLMAKKLKLEGPPPPTPRSQQPHWDYHAEVQAFTHRLHENFSLELLKTAFINPCYLQMEQEKRKGLGVESETAALVLKDNVQLSKKGSAFAESFLTDWCRASFLSLPAIGVESIVGHLTSPTVITYVARNLGIEDLTMSAEFPVPDDVLCSTFMAVIGALQESSGAERTGLFLRDFLVTQLIGKDLFDMWTVVNPMGLLVEELTKRKIPLPEPRLIRSAGASTVLPLYFVGLYSDKKLLAQGPGETLAAAEEEAARVALRKLYGYTENCRPFDFSPQQQQHQQPFIQSVASN, encoded by the exons ATGGCGTCAGGGTACTTACTAAATCGTGGTGCGTTGACATTAGGAATTCATTGCCAGCGCGTCTGCAGGAATATTTCACTGTCACAGGTTAGAGAGAAAAAGCGATGGATGAAAGCTTACACGTACCTCATGGCGAAGAAGTTGAAGCTGGAAGGACCTCCACCTCCGACGCCACG atcCCAGCAGCCTCACTGGGATTACCATGCAGAGGTTCAAGCTTTCACCCACCGCCTGCATGAAAATTTCTCTCTTGAGCTCCTGAAAACAGCCTTCATCAATCCCTGTTACCTGCAGATGGAGCAAGAGAAGAGAAAGGGGTTAGGTGTGGAATCTGAGACTGCCGCTCTTGTTCTAAAAGATAATGTGCAACTGAGTAAAAAGGGGTCTGCGTTTGCTGAAAGCTTCCTGACCGACTGGTGCAGGGCAAGCTTCCTGAGCCTGCCAGCCATCGGGGTGGAGAGTATTGTAGGGCACCTCACCAGTCCAACAGTCATCACTTACGTAGCCAGAAATCTGGGCATTGAAGACCTAACAATGAGTGCAGAATTCCCTGTTCCAGATGATGTGCTCTGTTCTACTTTCATGGCAGTGATCGGAGCTCTGCAGGAAAGCAGTGGAGCTGAGCGAACTGGATTATTTCTCAGG GATTTTCTGGTGACTCAGCTGATAGGAAAGGACCTCTTTGATATGTGGACTGTGGTCAACCCCATGGGACTACTGGTGGAAGAGCTTACTAAGAGGAAAATTCCTCTGCCAGAGCCTCGCCTCATCCGGTCTGCTGGAGCCAGCACAGTGTTGCCACTGTATTTTGTTGGCTTATACAG TGACAAGAAGCTACTGGCTCAGGGTCCAGGAGAGACGCTTGCAGCAGCCGAGGAAGAAGCAGCTCGCGTGGCCCTCCGGAAACTTTATGGCTACACTGAGAACTGCAGACCCTTTGACTTTtctccacaacaacaacaacatcagcagCCTTTTATTCAGTCAGTCGCCAGCAATTAA
- the dnaaf1 gene encoding dynein axonemal assembly factor 1: protein MGDQVLVATEVEGGDARESSDSSGAQEDLGKKELQSSPQEKNEKHSGPRMTKKFLRDHCKQNKLYITPCLNDTLYLHFKGFSTIENLEEYTGLKCLWLESNGLQRIENLDAQTDLRCLFLQQNLIYKLENLEPLKKLCTLNVSNNYIHIIENISCLPDLSTLQIAHNKLETVGDIEHLSQCLNISVLDLSHNLLHDPDILPVLEAMPELRVLNLMGNEVVKKIPNYRKNMIVRLKQLTFLDNRPVFPKDRACAESWAVGGLEGERQEREQWDTRERKKIQESLDGMAMIRKKAQERRRLRELQDKGKTDASSTPETTCEENSTQILTSSQGDKIQAFVQDSLDAHPFLEKQSKQGPLENQPASKHLETEQAGQLLMREQLDEDTQDHSPIPHTVREEKGREKVPADEQGSTVGRMLETEKEDKQEKQSTRNEAEREQSKNKQPPLPEADDDVPVHGPGPRITELQDAELLETIHLPPASRSLRIDELPDLEDVNTEDFNAVFSCKQAFKPKIEVISGDSNEEAPAGIQSDSISTSAPAKSFLFLMSGCDKSPAVSGNSTSLVYPEDEGAPSDPPNSKINRTSSPPRCLIEELE, encoded by the exons ATGGGAGATCAAGTGTTGGTAGCAACTGAAGTCGAAGGTGGGGATGCCCGAGAAAGTTCCGACAGCAGTGGAGCTCAAGAGGACCTTGGGAAAAAAGAGTTGCAAAGTTCACCTcaggagaaaaatgaaaaacactcaGGACCACGGATGACCAAGAAATTCCTAAGAGACCACTGTAAGCAGAACAAACTGTACATAACACCATGCCTTAATGACACACTGTATCTGCATTTCAAAGGTTTCTCCACCATTGAGAACTTAGAGGAGTACACAGGTCTGAAATGTCTCTGGCTGGAAAGCAATGGGCTCCAACGCATTGAGAACCTGGATGCTCAGACTGATCTGCGCTGCTTGTTCCTTCAGCAAAATCTCATATACAAGCTGGAAAACCTTGAGCCTCTGAAGAAACTCTGCACCCTGAATGTCTCCAACAACTACATACACATCATAGAGAACATCTCCTGCCTTCCTGACCTGAGTACTCTGCAGATTGCCCATAACAAGCTGGAAACCGTTGGTGACATAGAGCATTTGAGTCAGTGTCTGAACATTAGTGTATTAGACCTCTCTCACAACCTGTTACACGACCCCGACATCCTCCCTGTGCTTGAGGCCATGCCAGAACTGCGTGTACTGAATCTAATGGGAAACGAGGTCgtgaaaaaaatcccaaactACAGAAAAAACATGATTGTACGCCTCAAGCAGCTCACGTTTCTTGACAATCGCCCTGTGTTTCCTAAAGACAGGGCGTGTGCTGAGTCGTGGGCAGTGGGAGGGCTGGAAGGGGAACGCCAGGAGAGGGAGCAGTGGGATACACGAGAGAGGAAGAAAATTCAGGAAAGCTTGGATGGAATGGCAATGATTCGGAAGAAGGCCCAGGAAAGACGCAGACTCAGAGAGTTACAGGATAAAG GGAAAACTGATGCTTCCTCTACTCCAGAAACTACTTGTGAGGAAAACAGTACCCAGATTTTAACTTCTTCACAAGGTGACAAGATACAAGCTTTTGTACAGGACAGCCTGGATGCCCACCCGTTCTTAGAGAAACAGTCAAAACAGGGACCTCTTGAAAATCAGCCAGCAAGTAAACATCTTGAGACCGAGCAGGCAGGTCAACTCCTGATGAGAGAGCAGTTAGATGAAGACACACAGGACCATTCTCCGATACCACACACCGTAAGAGAAGAGAAAGGAAGGGAAAAGGTCCCAGCAGATGAGCAAGGCAGTACTGTAGGGCGCATGttagagacagaaaaagaagataaacaagaaaaacagtCCACGAGAAAtgaagcagagagagagcagagtaaaaacaaacagcctcctCTTCCTGAAGCCGATGACGATGTACCGGTACATGGTCCTGGACCACGGATTACAGAGCTACAAGATGCAGAGCTGCTGGAAACCATTCACCTTCCTCCAGCAAGTCGCTCATTGCGTATTGATGAGTTGCCTGATTTAGAAGATGTGAACACAGAAGACTTTAACGCGGTGTTCTCTTGTAAGCAGGCCTTTAAACCAAAAATAGAAGTCATATCAGGTGACAGCAACGAGGAAGCACCAGCTGGGATTCAGAGTGACAGCATCTCCACATCCGCTCCAGCTAAAAGCTTTTTGTTCCTAATGAGTGGCTGCGACAAATCACCGGCTGTCTCTGGCAATTCTACATCGCTGGTGTATCCAGAGGACGAGGGTGCACCTTCCGACCCGCCAAACTCAAAAATAAACCGAACCTCCTCTCCACCACGCTGCTTGATCGAGGAGCTTGAGTAA
- the mffa gene encoding mitochondrial fission factor homolog B isoform X1, which yields MNGATFPSPTADIAEINRIHYELEYTEGISQRMRIPEMLKVAPTAHEDPNLGSQEVPHSVIMQVPERIVVAGGSDDTQFPRPRDLDLIQSTPLETLSLKTPPRVLTLNERPLDFMEDDQRAAPDSEEVLRPQGRLRRERSASENAAVRHNTQLMRNDSAATPSPPAIAHPCPPLTEAEEHNLYSASGVLSFIQSTTRRAYQHVLEVLDENPRSKPSLRGGSASSSNPLHDSRLALSTYEPSLDGTGDDMTVVDATTLRRQLIKLNRRLQHLEEENKERTKREMILYSVTVAFWLINTWVWLRR from the exons ATGAACGGAGCAACATTCCCCTCTCCAACGGCTGATATAGCTGAAATTAACCGTATCCACTATGAGTTGGAGTACACCGAGGGAATAAGCCAAAGGATGCGCATCCCAGAGATGCTCAAAGTGGCTCCAACAGCCCACGAGGACCCTAATTTGGGGTCGCAGGAGGTCCCTCACAGTGTTATAATGCAAGTCCCAGAGAGAATTGTGGTTGCTG GAGGCAGTGATGACACCCAGTTCCCCAGACCCAGAGACTTGGACCTCATCCAGTCAACACCACTGGAAACACTATCACTTAAAACTCCACCCAGAGTCCTCACCCTCAATGAGCGACCACTGGACTTCATGGAAGACGATCAGCGGGCGGCTCCAGACAGTGAGGAAGTG TTGCGGCCCCAGGGACGTTTACGGAGGGAGCGTTCAGCCAGTGAGAATGCGGCTGTCCGTCATAACACTCAACTGATGCGCAACGATTCAGC TGCAACCCCTTCCCCCCCAGCCATTGCTCACCCATGCCCCCCTCTCACCGAGGCTGAAGAACACAACCTCTACAGCGCTAGTGGTGTCTTATCTTTCATCCAGTCCACTACACGTCGGGCCTACCAGCACGTCCTGGAGGTCTTGGATGAGAACCCTCGCAG CAAACCATCACTGCGAGGGGGGTCGGCTTCCAGCTCCAACCCCCTGCATGATTCCAG gCTTGCACTGTCAACATATGAACCCTCTCTGGATGGGACAGGTGATGACATGACTGTGGTCGATGCAACAACACTTCGACGGCAG CTCATCAAGTTGAACCGGAGACTCCAACATTTGGAGGAAGAGAACAAAGAGCGAACAAAGCGAGAGATGATCCTGTACTCCGTCACCGTCGCTTTCTGGCTCATCAACACTTGGGTGTGGTTGCGACGTTAG
- the mffa gene encoding mitochondrial fission factor homolog B isoform X2, translating into MNGATFPSPTADIAEINRIHYELEYTEGISQRMRIPEMLKVAPTAHEDPNLGSQEVPHSVIMQVPERIVVAGGSDDTQFPRPRDLDLIQSTPLETLSLKTPPRVLTLNERPLDFMEDDQRAAPDSEEVLRPQGRLRRERSASENAAVRHNTQLMRNDSAKPSLRGGSASSSNPLHDSRLALSTYEPSLDGTGDDMTVVDATTLRRQLIKLNRRLQHLEEENKERTKREMILYSVTVAFWLINTWVWLRR; encoded by the exons ATGAACGGAGCAACATTCCCCTCTCCAACGGCTGATATAGCTGAAATTAACCGTATCCACTATGAGTTGGAGTACACCGAGGGAATAAGCCAAAGGATGCGCATCCCAGAGATGCTCAAAGTGGCTCCAACAGCCCACGAGGACCCTAATTTGGGGTCGCAGGAGGTCCCTCACAGTGTTATAATGCAAGTCCCAGAGAGAATTGTGGTTGCTG GAGGCAGTGATGACACCCAGTTCCCCAGACCCAGAGACTTGGACCTCATCCAGTCAACACCACTGGAAACACTATCACTTAAAACTCCACCCAGAGTCCTCACCCTCAATGAGCGACCACTGGACTTCATGGAAGACGATCAGCGGGCGGCTCCAGACAGTGAGGAAGTG TTGCGGCCCCAGGGACGTTTACGGAGGGAGCGTTCAGCCAGTGAGAATGCGGCTGTCCGTCATAACACTCAACTGATGCGCAACGATTCAGC CAAACCATCACTGCGAGGGGGGTCGGCTTCCAGCTCCAACCCCCTGCATGATTCCAG gCTTGCACTGTCAACATATGAACCCTCTCTGGATGGGACAGGTGATGACATGACTGTGGTCGATGCAACAACACTTCGACGGCAG CTCATCAAGTTGAACCGGAGACTCCAACATTTGGAGGAAGAGAACAAAGAGCGAACAAAGCGAGAGATGATCCTGTACTCCGTCACCGTCGCTTTCTGGCTCATCAACACTTGGGTGTGGTTGCGACGTTAG
- the mffa gene encoding mitochondrial fission factor homolog B isoform X3 — translation MNGATFPSPTADIAEINRIHYELEYTEGISQRMRIPEMLKVAPTAHEDPNLGSQEVPHSVIMQVPERIVVAGGSDDTQFPRPRDLDLIQSTPLETLSLKTPPRVLTLNERPLDFMEDDQRAAPDSEEVLRPQGRLRRERSASENAAVRHNTQLMRNDSALALSTYEPSLDGTGDDMTVVDATTLRRQLIKLNRRLQHLEEENKERTKREMILYSVTVAFWLINTWVWLRR, via the exons ATGAACGGAGCAACATTCCCCTCTCCAACGGCTGATATAGCTGAAATTAACCGTATCCACTATGAGTTGGAGTACACCGAGGGAATAAGCCAAAGGATGCGCATCCCAGAGATGCTCAAAGTGGCTCCAACAGCCCACGAGGACCCTAATTTGGGGTCGCAGGAGGTCCCTCACAGTGTTATAATGCAAGTCCCAGAGAGAATTGTGGTTGCTG GAGGCAGTGATGACACCCAGTTCCCCAGACCCAGAGACTTGGACCTCATCCAGTCAACACCACTGGAAACACTATCACTTAAAACTCCACCCAGAGTCCTCACCCTCAATGAGCGACCACTGGACTTCATGGAAGACGATCAGCGGGCGGCTCCAGACAGTGAGGAAGTG TTGCGGCCCCAGGGACGTTTACGGAGGGAGCGTTCAGCCAGTGAGAATGCGGCTGTCCGTCATAACACTCAACTGATGCGCAACGATTCAGC gCTTGCACTGTCAACATATGAACCCTCTCTGGATGGGACAGGTGATGACATGACTGTGGTCGATGCAACAACACTTCGACGGCAG CTCATCAAGTTGAACCGGAGACTCCAACATTTGGAGGAAGAGAACAAAGAGCGAACAAAGCGAGAGATGATCCTGTACTCCGTCACCGTCGCTTTCTGGCTCATCAACACTTGGGTGTGGTTGCGACGTTAG